The following coding sequences lie in one Pseudomonas syringae CC1557 genomic window:
- a CDS encoding N-acetylmuramoyl-L-alanine amidase has protein sequence MGLGMRMRALVTVVGLLLMAMAVEAVAATQVRSVRLWRAPDNTRLVFDLTGPVQHSLFTLTSPDRLVIDINGATLGGPLNVPTANTPISSMRSAQRTPTDLRVVIDLKKGVTPKSFTLAPNQQYGNRLVVDLYDNAADANPTPVIPDTAANTAPAVPVSPAKPEIKLTPVPNGKRDIVVVIDAGHGGEDPGASGGAGQKEKNVVLSIAKELQRQVNAEKGYRAELTRTGDYFIPLRKRTEIARAKGADLFVSIHADAAPSSAAFGASVFALSDRGATSETARWLADSENRSDLIGGAGAVSLDDKDRMLAGVLLDLSMTASLSSSLNVGQKVLSNIGRVTSLHKARVEQAGFMVLKSPDIPSILVETGFISNANEANKLGSASHQQALARSITSGVKQFFQQNPPQGTYIAWLRDNGKLAQVPRNHVVRSGETLAMLAARYDMNIATLRSANNLKTDELKIGQDLRIPSSEVATQ, from the coding sequence ATGGGGTTAGGTATGCGCATGCGCGCGCTGGTTACTGTAGTGGGTCTGCTGTTGATGGCCATGGCTGTCGAGGCGGTTGCCGCTACGCAAGTGCGAAGTGTCCGCTTATGGCGCGCGCCGGATAACACGCGCCTGGTCTTTGACCTGACCGGGCCGGTGCAGCACAGCCTGTTTACCCTGACTTCGCCTGATCGGCTGGTGATCGATATCAACGGCGCGACGCTCGGCGGACCGCTGAACGTACCGACGGCCAACACACCGATCAGCAGCATGCGCTCTGCGCAGCGCACGCCCACAGACTTGCGCGTGGTCATCGACCTGAAAAAGGGCGTGACCCCGAAGAGCTTCACGCTTGCGCCCAACCAGCAGTATGGCAACCGTCTGGTGGTTGACCTTTACGACAACGCGGCCGATGCCAACCCGACGCCAGTAATCCCTGATACCGCCGCCAACACGGCACCGGCGGTTCCGGTCAGCCCTGCCAAACCGGAAATCAAATTGACCCCGGTGCCCAACGGCAAGCGCGATATCGTGGTAGTGATCGATGCCGGGCACGGTGGTGAAGACCCGGGCGCCTCAGGCGGCGCGGGCCAGAAAGAGAAAAACGTGGTGCTGTCGATTGCCAAGGAATTGCAGCGTCAGGTCAACGCCGAAAAAGGCTACCGCGCAGAGCTGACACGAACCGGTGACTACTTCATCCCGCTGCGCAAACGCACCGAGATTGCCCGCGCCAAGGGCGCAGACCTGTTCGTGTCCATTCACGCTGATGCGGCACCGTCTTCTGCTGCTTTCGGCGCTTCGGTGTTTGCCCTGTCGGATCGCGGCGCTACTTCCGAAACCGCGCGCTGGCTGGCAGACAGTGAAAACCGTTCCGACCTGATCGGTGGTGCCGGTGCTGTCAGCCTCGATGACAAGGACCGCATGCTGGCTGGCGTACTGCTGGACTTGTCCATGACCGCCTCGCTGTCGTCGAGTCTGAACGTGGGCCAGAAAGTGCTGAGCAACATCGGCCGAGTCACTTCGCTGCACAAGGCTCGCGTTGAGCAGGCGGGCTTCATGGTGCTCAAGTCGCCGGACATTCCGTCGATTCTGGTGGAAACCGGCTTTATCTCCAACGCCAACGAAGCCAATAAGCTCGGTTCTGCATCACACCAGCAAGCGTTGGCGCGTTCGATCACTTCCGGCGTAAAGCAGTTCTTCCAGCAGAATCCGCCGCAGGGCACCTACATTGCCTGGCTGCGTGACAACGGCAAGCTGGCCCAGGTGCCGCGCAATCACGTGGTGCGCTCCGGCGAAACCCTGGCCATGCTTGCGGCGCGCTATGACATGAACATCGCCACACTGCGCAGTGCCAATAACCTGAAAACCGATGAGTTGAAGATCGGCCAGGACCTGCGAATCCCGAGTTCCGAGGTTGCGACCCAGTAA